CGCAACGGCTCGATGTAATCCATCCGCTGCAGCACGAGGTGCGACGGATCGTAGTTCAGGCCGAAGTGCTTTGAGGGGATCGTCTCGAACATCTTCCGCCACACCGACGGGGAATGCGCCAGATTCTTTCCGCCGGGCCATTCGTCGCGCGAGAAGAGCATCGGGCAATTCTCAATGCCGAGATACACGCCGGCGCCTTCGACATAGCGAATCAGTTCCGGCCAGACTTCTTTGAAGCGGGCGAAGTTCAAGTCCGGATGTTGCGTGTGATCGTTGCCGATGAAGGTGTTGACGTTCTTCAAGCCGAGCAACCTGGCGGCGTCGATCACGCGCTTCAGTTGCTCGATGGCGACTTGCGATTCCTCGGCGTTGCCGGAGAGGATGTTCGGGTAGTAGCCGAGTCCGGAGATCTCGACGCCATGCTTCTCACACAGCGCGCGGACGCCGTCGGCTTGCGCTTGGCCGAAATTGACGCAATCGATGTGGCACACGCCCGCATAGCGGCGCGACGATCCACCGGGAGGCCAGCACATGACCTCGACGCAGTCGTAGCCAATGGCGGCCGCGGCCTCGAGAACTTCGTCGAGCGATTGATCCGGTAGAATCGCGGAAACAAAACCCAGCTTCATGTTCGTAACTCCTGGTGCGTCAAAGCCTCGCCTTCCCTGCGCACCGCGAACGCGCGGACCACGCGCCCGGATTATACCAAGCACGCCGCCACATGGCATTGCCGCCGCCTCGGGCGTGGATACTAGCCCGTAGCGCCAGCGAGGGAGAGTGGACGCCGCAAGTCAATCAAGACGAAGCTCTCGGTTGCGTTGCAAACGAAGCAACTGAGAGTTTTATCTTTATCGGTAAGCCAAGTTCTCTCTCCCTCGCTGGCGCTACGGGCTGGTGTGGGAGATTCCGCGTTAGGCCTTAGTCCTGCGAGCCGCCCATCAGCGGCTTCTTGCCCAGCGCCCGGCGGGCGATGGTTGCCTGGCCGCTGTGCATTCCCTCGTGCCAAGCGGCGAGCTCGAACGCCGAGGCCTTGTCCGTAAAGAAATCCGGCGAGCCCGGCGGCATTTTTTCAGCGAGTTGTTCGTCGGTCATGCTGTCGAGCACGCCGAGCAACGTCTCGCGGCGCTCGCGGAAGTTGTGCAGCAATTCATCCGTTGCGGGGTAGGCCGTGGCGTCGGCGACAGGCTGCGAGCCCATGCCGAATTTTTCGTTATAGCCCGGCAGGTCCTTGGCCTTTTCGGGTGCGACCAGTGATGTGAAAAAGTTATCGACGGTCGTCAGATGTCCGGCCACCCAGAGGGCGTGGTTGGCCTTGGGGTGGACCTGGTGCGTCCATTCCTGCGGAGTCTTGAAGTCAGCGAGGATCTTTTCCAGGAAGTTTCGGGAGCGAGTCAGTTGTCCCTGGAGACGTGTTTTGGTCGACATCGTGGGCGTTCCTGAGGCAAGGGTCAGCGAGATTCAAAAACCAGCTTCCAACGCGGATCGTCGCGGAAATGTCTTTTGGATGCGTTCAAGACTTGGACGTGACAGACGAAATACCACAACGACGGGAATTCTTTTGCCGCCCGGCGCAGTTGTGATCCGACTGGGGGAGCAATCGACGATGGCTACGTTCGCATGTCCTTACTGCCAACAGGCTTTTGTCGCCACCGCCGCGGCCGTGCCCGCGCCGGTGAACTGCCCTCACTGCCATCAGTTGTTCGAGATCGCTAGCCATGCGCCTCCTCCTCCGCGCGTGTCACCGCCGCCGGTGCGGCCGGTCACGGCAAAGTTCGTGGCCGCAACGTCCGCCGGGACCGGGTTCGATTGCCCGTTCTGCCATACGCAGTCGCCGCCTTATCGGAAGTCGCAAGTCTCCGTGGCCGGATGGGTGACGTTGATCGCCTTACTGACTACGTGTTTCCCACTTTTTTGGGTGGGGCTGTTCATGAAGGAAGATGTCCACGTGTGCCGTTCCTGCGGGATCAAGCTCGGAGGGTAATGCGACGCACCCTAGCCGTGAACGCGGGGGTTGGGGTCGCCGCGGTCGATGATCTCGGCCTCGCGTTCGGCCAATTCCTGGAGCCGCTCGAAAATGACGGACTCCGGCGCAAACATTAACGCCATTTGCACATACGTGGCGTGGTGCCGGGCTTCGGACTCGAACAGACTGCCGTAGAACGCCGCTAGCTCGCGGTCTTGGAGCCGATCGCGGAGCAAGGCGAACCGCTCGCACGAACGGGCTTCGATCAGCGCGGCGACGAGCAACCGATCCATGGCGCGCCCCGGTTCCAATTTGCGGACCAGCTCGCCGAGTTGCTGCCCGTAGTTGCTGGGCGTTAGCCGGCGGAAGCGCATGCCGCGGGCCTGAATCAGGTCAATCACCTGTTGGAAGTGGTCTAGCTCCTCCGTGACAATCGGCGAGAGTTGCTTCACCAATTCGACGCGATCCACGTATGCGAAGATCAAGTTCATCGCCGTGCCGGCGGCTTTTTTCTCGCAATGCGCGTGGTCGAGCAGGATCTCCTCGAGGTTTTCCTCCACCCGCTCCAGCCACCACGGGGCGGTGCTTGATTTCAGACTGAGCATGGGGAAGCGTCTGCCTAAATGATTGGCGCGTGAACCGACCATATTATCCCGACGCGCCGGCGAGGGGGAGTTGCCGCCGTACCGGGCGTACGCTTGCGAACTTCAGCCCCGAAAGGGGCGCCAGACAATAGCCAGCGGTGCGAACCGCTGGAACTGCGAACCTATTTGAAACGCTCAGCCCCATCGGGGCGACACGATTCACAATATGGCGAATCGGCAATCGGTGTCGCCCCGTTGGGGCTTAAGGCATCTGCTTGCGCGACATTTCCAGGGGTTGGCACCCCTGGCTACTATCTGTCGCCCCTAACGGGGCTGGAAGTCTGCTTGTTCCTCCATTCGCGGAAGTCGCGTGGTTTAGGCCATCGAGGGAATTTCCGGCAACTTCGCTACGACCGGCCGTTGCGGCAAAATCGAAAAAAAGATTCCTTCCGCTACAACCGGCAGCCGAATGAGATACCTAGGTGGCTGGTTTCCCTCGTGCGGCCTGACTGCGCGGCGGAGATTAGCCATCGACACCAGCCGTGCGAAAACGCCGACCGGCCGCGTCGCCCAGGCCGGGCCACTAGACCCTGCCCGGGGCGATCTCGCGATAAGCTAGCGCGTTACCAAAGTTTCAGAGGGGGGAACCATGCGACTTTCAAGGATTGCGGTGGCGCTCGTTGCCTTGGCGGTCAGTCTGCCGGGCGTCGCGGTTGCCGGAGATCGGGAGATGGCGCAACAGATCGCCAACGAACTGCGCGACAGCGGCGCGTTGGTCGACTACAACATCGGCGTGAAGTACCAGGACGGCGCCGCCTGGCTGTCCGGACGCGTGCGGAGCG
This is a stretch of genomic DNA from Planctomycetia bacterium. It encodes these proteins:
- a CDS encoding sugar phosphate isomerase/epimerase family protein; translation: MKLGFVSAILPDQSLDEVLEAAAAIGYDCVEVMCWPPGGSSRRYAGVCHIDCVNFGQAQADGVRALCEKHGVEISGLGYYPNILSGNAEESQVAIEQLKRVIDAARLLGLKNVNTFIGNDHTQHPDLNFARFKEVWPELIRYVEGAGVYLGIENCPMLFSRDEWPGGKNLAHSPSVWRKMFETIPSKHFGLNYDPSHLVLQRMDYIEPLR
- a CDS encoding DinB family protein, which encodes MSTKTRLQGQLTRSRNFLEKILADFKTPQEWTHQVHPKANHALWVAGHLTTVDNFFTSLVAPEKAKDLPGYNEKFGMGSQPVADATAYPATDELLHNFRERRETLLGVLDSMTDEQLAEKMPPGSPDFFTDKASAFELAAWHEGMHSGQATIARRALGKKPLMGGSQD
- a CDS encoding LITAF-like zinc ribbon domain-containing protein produces the protein MATFACPYCQQAFVATAAAVPAPVNCPHCHQLFEIASHAPPPPRVSPPPVRPVTAKFVAATSAGTGFDCPFCHTQSPPYRKSQVSVAGWVTLIALLTTCFPLFWVGLFMKEDVHVCRSCGIKLGG
- a CDS encoding tRNA-(ms[2]io[6]A)-hydroxylase, which gives rise to MLSLKSSTAPWWLERVEENLEEILLDHAHCEKKAAGTAMNLIFAYVDRVELVKQLSPIVTEELDHFQQVIDLIQARGMRFRRLTPSNYGQQLGELVRKLEPGRAMDRLLVAALIEARSCERFALLRDRLQDRELAAFYGSLFESEARHHATYVQMALMFAPESVIFERLQELAEREAEIIDRGDPNPRVHG